The Medicago truncatula cultivar Jemalong A17 chromosome 7, MtrunA17r5.0-ANR, whole genome shotgun sequence genome includes the window TGATACTCATaatgagacggagggagtaatatttgaATATTGAAGTAATTTCGATAAGTTTActtgtaacatatttttatgccttattcTTTTTCGCAGTCTTCAGCTAAAGATGCTCGTTTTGAGCAAATATGGAAGAGCAGAAAAGTAAACAAGGGGACAGCTGATGAAAACGCATTACAAGAAATATGTCAGTTCTATGACATTGTTCGTGTTGACTCTGAAGAAAAAGTTAATCAGGTGCAACAAGAGTAAGTTTTTCTATCAAAGATTGTTTGGTATCTTTGTATGTGGACCTCACTATGATTACTAGCAACATGAGCAAGTGTTTATAtagtaaataaatatcaaaaacAGAATTCATGATATCTCTTTCCTTATTTATTGAAGACAtgttcatttaattaaaatcttAAATAAATAACCCACTTATCATCAAATCTTTCAAGCTCACGCACACCCTTATAGATCCAAAAAAACTTAGCTCATGATAATTTATTCTCTCCTCTCTGTATAAGTATCATTATTCGGTGTCAATCCACCTATATTTCCCACGAAGTCTGAAGAAGAACAACACCACCAAAATGGCTGAAGCTACTGGAGTGAGTTCACactgatcatcatcatcaacaacttcaatCACTTTGGTAGTGAAAACAATGTTCCTTTGAGATATGGGGCCATTATCAACAATGGGTCATTTTAGTTTCCTCAACAACAAGTGAGGATGATCAATGACAACAGCAACAATAGCACTGTTGTTGATGGTtatggttttggtcctttcATCGGTAACAAAAGTGAGTTTGGTAGTTTTGGAACTTGTTCTAATGTTGTTTCTGATTGGTTTGTGCCTAATAATTACCATGAATTTGGATCTCTAGTTTCGCTCTTTAGAAACCCTCTAAAGACCTCTTTAGTTCCAGATCTTCATTCTCAATCTTTTGACCTTTGCATGCCTGtatcaatatatataaatatataggcATGACAATGCTATGAAATGAAGTGAAACACATTGAAATACCTTGAGCAACAAAGATCAAGGTATTTCAATGTGTTTCACTTCATTTCATAGCATTTaatgcctatatatatatagagggcatatcaagtgagaggagtaACTTaaatgagaggatgagagaaatTAATCTGGATCATTGGATCAAAATCAACGCTTCAGATTTAATTGGTCTTTAAAAATGATCATGTATTGTAACCTCCATCTTTCCCCTTCCCCACTTTGTCTCACGATTAATTTCTACTCTTTCtgtgtttcttcttcttctcatggTTTTAATTTCACAAGTCTTCTCatgattttaatttcaaaagttGATCCAAACAAAAACTTCTCTATCACCAACATCGTAACCATCCGAcccatttttttgttttcgaattttaattttaatttacgTTTCATTTCTTTTATGGTGGTCTGGTGTACATCCATGGCAATCTGACAAGATTTTCATAGGCTTCGTCTTCCAatcgttttttttatttttacaaatggTCTTTTGATAGTTAAATTGTTATTCAAttatcaattaataaaataaaaataaaaaaccatagTTGGGATTTGGCTATAGGAAAATTCAATTAGTTTTGAGAAACATGAAACGTaacagaagaagaaggagaaaaacTTGACAAATTCATCGAAGCCCAACAATTGAAAAAGTCAAAATTGAAAGAAGTTGCAACAGTAACACACTAGAGATAAATGCAGAAGGTGattctaaatttaattttttgacattGATGAGAGGAAAAAATGTAGAAGCAGAAGGAGATGAGGGTAGGCGAGAGTGGAGAAGATGAAAAATAGAGGTTGTAGTGCATGATCCTTTTTAAAGAGCAATTAAATATGAAGCGTTGATTTTGATCCAATGGTTCAGATTAATTCATCTCATCCTCTCATTTAAATtactcctctcacttgatatgtcctatatatatatatatataggctgCAAAGATCAAAAGATTGAGAATGAAGATCATTGAAGAGAGGTCGTTAGAGGTCTCAAGATGGTTTCTAACAAGAGAAACTAGAGATCCAAATCCATAGTGATTATTAGCCACAAACCAGCCAAGGCTCCGAAACCACCTAACTCACGTGTTTCCAATGAAAGGATCAAAATCAGAGCCACCGACAATAGtgctattgttgttgttgtcattgATCATCATCACTTGTTGTTGAGGAAACTGAAATGACACATTTGATGATAATGCACCATACCTCAAAGGATCATTGTTTTCCCTACCAAAGTGACACTGAAGAAGTTCTTGATGGTGACCAATATGTACTCTAGACACTTCAATCATTTTGGTGTTGTTCTTCACAAACTTTGTGGGAAATATGGGCGTTGACTTGATACGGAAGAATATTTGTTACACATACAAAGGACAAGAAATTTATCTTgacctaatttttttgaatctATATCAGTGTGCGTGGGCTTGAACAATTGATGAAAACAGAATTATTTAAGATTTGAAATAATGCAAATATGTTAAAAACTCTTGATGAAAAGATAGTTATTTAAGATTTGAATTAATGCAAATATCTTCAATAAATATGGAAATATTTATTTTCGATTTAATTACTTACACCTGTTGCTATATAAATAAGGAGGGTTATTATTTATTGTCACAGAAAATAAACTTAACATGTGATTAATGCAGAGATATGTCCTTGGAGGATCAAAAACTTTTGTCTAGTTTCCTCCCTTTGCTAAGAGAGGTTATTCCTAATGCTGCTGCGGAGATTGAAGATGATATAAGTGCTCACTCCAAACAAGGTTGTTGTTTAGTTGCAAACTACCATTAAAACACTACTGATCTTGCTACCTTTTCCTCAAGTtgcacttattttattttaatattctctGGGTCAATAAAGAAAAGTATATTTGAGTTATGTTGGGGGCATTTTATTGATGTTGTATTGTTATCAACACTTGCAATAAATGATTTgaaattattgttgttgctgaCCTATATTCTCTTGTTTATAAACTGTTACCTTTTTTTGATAGAATATATAGAGGACTATGTTTATGACCTCTACACTGTAACGGATGAGACGATCGTTGAAGAGGATTCTTCCCATTCTTATCCACTGTGAGTATTTTGTCTATACATGTTTAATATGGTTTCTTATTCTTGCTACTGACACTATTGTGTATCGTCGACTCAGAGTTCAAGTTGAAGAAGAGGATTATTTTGATGGCCTTGACAATTCAGATTATGAAACTGATGACTCTAATGGTATTTCCCTGTCTTTGCTCATCTTTACCCTTAATGTAGATCACTATTGACTGGAAACTCGTTTACACGTGTCACTTGTAGCCGAAGACAATCCAATGAATGATTATCCGGACGAGATTTcagaagatgaagaaggttCTGAGTGTGACTCAGAAGAAAGCAAGCACAGCGGATCTAGTAAAGAATTGTCAGATGATGACGAGGATGTGGATGATGAACTTCGTTGTTTTGCTAAAGGTGTTACTTCTGATGTGGATGATCCATTGTATGATGAGGATTTTGATGATTACGAAGGTCAAGGTGTAGGCGATGAcaatgatgaagaagaggatgtaGGTAATGAAGATTGGAGGTGGTCATACCGGTGAAGCCATCCCATTATTCCTAAATTCCTGCAGaaaaaagtttttctttttccggTATTCAGTTGACTATGTTTAGCATTGTGTAGTGAGTTTTGCATTTGTGGCAACGTAGACTCAAATCTAATGGGTATTCACAAAAATCgccttcatttttttcttttcattttcaaagtgtGGATATGATAGGATATTCCGGGTTCCTAACAGGATTTTGCGGAGTAAAAAAAACCCAGGATATTACTCCCTCCAATGTCGTATATATAAAACAggttaaaatgttaaatatattattgattttcatttattatcatattattGTAGATACGAGGCG containing:
- the LOC25497936 gene encoding RNA-directed DNA methylation 4 isoform X2, whose product is MAESSSSPAPLPAPSKPVVVRVKRKPSHSPLDAFWLEINERPFKRPFFDFGNLSISDSSSSSQQVEIHNKKVLVQHVETISSSEVTLDIVQSFVEPASRSASESKSKVEERKNFFRNVNKQDQLFFKAKQEKESSAKDARFEQIWKSRKVNKGTADENALQEICQFYDIVRVDSEEKVNQVQQEDMSLEDQKLLSSFLPLLREVIPNAAAEIEDDISAHSKQEDYVYDLYTVTDETIVEEDSSHSYPLVQVEEEDYFDGLDNSDYETDDSNAEDNPMNDYPDEISEDEEGSECDSEESKHSGSSKELSDDDEDVDDELRCFAKGVTSDVDDPLYDEDFDDYEGQGVGDDNDEEEDVGNEDWRWSYR
- the LOC25497936 gene encoding RNA-directed DNA methylation 4 isoform X1, producing the protein MAESSSSPAPLPAPSKPVVVRVKRKPSHSPLDAFWLEINERPFKRPFFDFGNLSISDSSSSSQQVEIHNKKVLVQHVETISSSEVTLDIVQSFVEPASRSASESKSKVEERKNFFRNVNKQDQLFFKAKQEKESSAKDARFEQIWKSRKVNKGTADENALQEICQFYDIVRVDSEEKVNQVQQEDMSLEDQKLLSSFLPLLREVIPNAAAEIEDDISAHSKQEYIEDYVYDLYTVTDETIVEEDSSHSYPLVQVEEEDYFDGLDNSDYETDDSNAEDNPMNDYPDEISEDEEGSECDSEESKHSGSSKELSDDDEDVDDELRCFAKGVTSDVDDPLYDEDFDDYEGQGVGDDNDEEEDVGNEDWRWSYR